The Procambarus clarkii isolate CNS0578487 chromosome 64, FALCON_Pclarkii_2.0, whole genome shotgun sequence genome includes a window with the following:
- the Rab5 gene encoding ras-related protein Rab-5C, with protein MAQRGGAQRPSGGGQGKICQFKLVLLGESAVGKSSLVLRFVKGQFHEYQESTIGAAFLTQTVCLDDTTVKFEIWDTAGQERYHSLAPMYYRGAQAAIVVYDITNQDTFGRAKTWVKELQRQASPNIVIALAGNKADLANKRMVEYEEAQTYAEENSLLFMETSAKTAMNVNDIFLAIAKKLPKSESNASGSPRGDVSLSNNQPAQGTAGCCK; from the exons ATGGCACAGAGAGGAGGTGCACAGAGGCCTAGTGGTGGCGGCCAGGGCAAGATCTGTCAATttaaactggtgttactgggggAATCGGCAGTTGGGAAGTCTTCTCTTGTTTTAAGATTTGTTAAGGGTCAATTCCATGAATACCAAGAATCTACTATTGGTG CGGCCTTCTTGACACAAACAGTATGCTTGGATGACACTACTGTAAAATTTGAAATATGGGACACGGCTGGACAAGAAAGGTACCATAGTCTAGCTCCTATGTATTATCGTGGTGCTCAGGCAGCCATTGTCGTCTATGATATTACAAATCAG GACACATTTGGCCGAGCTAAAACTTGGGTAAAGGAACTCCAGCGACAGGcatctcccaacattgtcattgcCTTAGCAGGCAACAAAGCAGATTTAGCTAATAAAAGGATGGTGGAATACGAGGAGGCTCAAACATACGCAGAAGAGAATTCCCTGCTCTTCATGGAAACCTCGGCTAAGACTGCTATGAATGTTAACGATATTTTCTTGGCAATAG CTAAGAAACTGCCAAAGAGTGAGAGTAATGCCAGTGGTTCTCCTAGGGGTGATGTCAGCCTGTCTAATAATCAGCCAGCACAGGGAACTGCTGGCTGTTGCAAGTGA